The following are encoded in a window of Streptomyces sp. SAT1 genomic DNA:
- a CDS encoding type I polyketide synthase, whose amino-acid sequence MSELSPLPPSPTEPIAVIGIGCRFAGGADSPEALWDLLMDAVDASGPVPEDRWAPQRAQSRENAAVLTRVTPNGSFLGDIAGFDAAFFGISATEARQLDPQQRIALEVAWEALEHAGIAPTSLAGTDTGVFVGVGTDDYGRRLLEDLPGVEAWTGIGSSLCGVPNRISYTLDLRGPSLAVDTACSSSLVAVHQACASLRAGEVPVALAGGVMLMAGPGLTTVLDRAGAISPDGRSKAFDDAADGYGRGEGCGIVVLKRLSDARRDGDRVLALIRGSAVHQDGRTEGIMAPSPTAQAHLLRKAYEAAGVAPHDVDYVEAHGTGTRVGDPIEASALAEVVGDRPEGARPCLIGSVKSNIGHCEAAAGIAGLIKTALAMEHGTIPPTLSTRGPRGDIPWETAGLRLVTEATAWPGSDRARLAGVASYGYGGTIAHVVLEQAPPAPAAEPAAEPAEAGTATLYPLSSGTGLGIVGQAARLAAALDGHTLADTGHTLAHRRAHLGARAAVVAAGRDELAEGLAALAEGRPHPAVLTGETSGPARHPVWVFSGHGAQWAGMGRELLATEPVFAAAIDRLGPVYAEELGVTPREVLTGDDLGSVDIIQSMLFAVQVGLTRVWRRHGVRPGAVIGHSVGEIAAAVAAGVLSEEDGARLVCRRSVLLRRAAGKGAMIMVDRPFDEVREHIGDDATLCAAIAAAPSSTVVAGDVPAVDRAAEQWASLGWTVRRIDSDVAFHSPHMDGAAADLAVAVADLEPRTPEVPLYLTAVEDPRSGQRQDARYWAANLRNPVRFHQAVQAAVEDGHRLFLEISAHPVVSHSITEVVANLPGALVIPSLRRRQPERTALLTSLGRLHCHGVPVDWSVLQPAGTLTALPTAAWQHERHWVDARTGTESPVDTLLGTETAVHGSRTRVWQTTLDLRTRPYPRRHPVLGTEIVPAAVLINTFLTAGRTDTLSDLRLRQPVVVPQTETREVQIVREGTALRLVSRRLGAPDTAWSTHTFATAGADGTEEAATPLPVVRGPEELDPGHVVERLAELGVADMGYPWTIDTLHRGEGTLTAVASAPLDRSWAAILDAALSMASVIFSGPAVLRMPAHVDQVTRTGPAPRRAVIAVRLDADRPTSVHVDIRGEGEDAGSLLSLRGLHYGELDGDLSGEEQSTDGRFDVVWQPFPVDAAAPTRLTGRTVLVLGSTEAARALVPEAAAHGVTVSADRAALAEADHVLFAPGLPDGTQGAEPADVAVEFARLVADIAALPGRRPLLWCLTSGVREAVDADALAQSPLWGMGRVAASEHPEFWGGVVDFPSGPPAELPVRLLFGLLHLRPAEPVVALTAEGVRVPRLAPAELVPGGEPFACRPDGTYLITGGLGVLGLELAGHLAERGARRIVLLGRTPVPPRSRWSDDDPRVAALRRLEAAGVTVRTVAADITDPVATRAALDALELPPVRGVVHAAGTVHSALLHRLEADDLRAVMRPKTDGALVLHELFPPGSTDFFVLFSSAGPLLGLPGQGAYAAANTFLDVLAAHRRAGGHGETVSLAWTSWRGLGMATSAEATDVELAARGTTDIAPDRALRAFDQTVGHPSSALVAVLGLRPGHTGPRPALLSDLALGEAGQPAEVPDWVGLSGDELTAYLLDGVRARVAAVLGVQPAAVGDHRPLSEAGVDSLLAAALRVALERDLGVALPATLLWNYPTVGEIAGYLTAVLSDDHADQGQPTA is encoded by the coding sequence ATGAGTGAGCTGTCCCCCCTGCCCCCGAGCCCCACGGAACCCATCGCCGTCATCGGCATCGGCTGCCGCTTCGCCGGCGGCGCCGACTCGCCCGAGGCGCTGTGGGACCTGCTGATGGACGCGGTGGACGCGTCCGGCCCCGTACCCGAGGACCGGTGGGCGCCGCAGCGCGCGCAGTCGCGGGAGAACGCGGCCGTGCTGACCCGCGTCACCCCGAACGGGTCCTTCCTCGGCGACATCGCCGGTTTCGACGCCGCCTTCTTCGGCATCTCGGCGACCGAGGCCCGCCAGCTCGACCCGCAGCAGCGCATCGCGCTGGAGGTCGCCTGGGAGGCGCTGGAGCACGCCGGTATCGCGCCCACCTCCCTGGCCGGCACCGACACGGGTGTGTTCGTCGGCGTCGGCACCGACGACTACGGCCGCCGGCTGCTGGAGGACCTGCCCGGCGTCGAGGCGTGGACGGGCATCGGCTCCTCGCTGTGCGGCGTGCCCAACCGCATCTCCTACACGCTCGACCTGCGCGGCCCCTCCCTGGCCGTGGACACCGCCTGCTCCTCCTCGCTGGTCGCCGTCCACCAGGCGTGCGCGAGCCTGCGCGCCGGTGAGGTGCCGGTGGCGCTGGCCGGCGGCGTCATGCTGATGGCGGGCCCCGGCCTGACCACCGTCCTGGACCGGGCGGGCGCCATCTCCCCGGACGGCCGCTCCAAGGCCTTCGACGACGCCGCCGACGGCTACGGCCGCGGCGAGGGCTGCGGCATCGTCGTCCTCAAGCGGCTCTCCGACGCCCGGCGCGACGGCGACCGCGTGCTGGCCCTGATCCGCGGCAGCGCCGTCCACCAGGACGGCCGCACCGAGGGCATCATGGCGCCCAGCCCGACCGCGCAGGCCCACCTGCTGCGCAAGGCGTACGAGGCAGCGGGCGTCGCCCCGCACGACGTCGACTACGTCGAGGCGCACGGCACCGGCACCCGGGTCGGCGACCCCATCGAGGCGAGCGCGCTCGCCGAGGTCGTCGGCGACCGGCCCGAGGGCGCCCGGCCGTGCCTGATCGGCTCGGTGAAGTCCAACATCGGGCACTGCGAGGCCGCCGCCGGCATTGCCGGGCTCATCAAGACCGCGCTCGCCATGGAGCACGGCACCATCCCGCCCACCCTGTCCACCCGCGGCCCGCGCGGCGACATCCCCTGGGAGACCGCCGGACTGCGCCTGGTCACCGAGGCGACCGCCTGGCCCGGCTCCGACCGCGCCCGCCTGGCGGGCGTGGCCAGCTACGGGTACGGCGGCACCATCGCGCACGTCGTCCTCGAACAGGCGCCGCCCGCTCCCGCCGCCGAGCCCGCGGCGGAGCCCGCCGAGGCCGGGACGGCGACCCTGTACCCGCTCTCCTCCGGCACCGGACTCGGCATCGTCGGCCAGGCCGCCCGCCTCGCCGCCGCGCTCGACGGCCACACCCTCGCCGACACCGGCCACACCCTCGCCCACCGCCGCGCCCACCTGGGCGCCCGCGCGGCCGTCGTCGCCGCCGGACGGGACGAACTCGCCGAAGGACTCGCCGCGCTGGCCGAGGGCCGCCCGCACCCGGCCGTCCTCACCGGCGAGACCTCGGGACCGGCCCGCCACCCCGTGTGGGTGTTCTCCGGGCACGGCGCCCAGTGGGCCGGCATGGGCCGCGAACTGCTCGCCACCGAGCCGGTGTTCGCCGCCGCGATCGACCGCCTCGGTCCCGTCTACGCCGAGGAGCTGGGCGTCACCCCGCGCGAGGTCCTCACCGGCGACGACCTCGGCTCGGTGGACATCATCCAGTCCATGCTGTTCGCCGTGCAGGTCGGTCTGACGCGGGTCTGGCGCCGCCACGGCGTGCGGCCGGGCGCCGTCATCGGCCACTCGGTCGGCGAGATCGCCGCCGCGGTCGCCGCCGGGGTGCTCAGCGAGGAGGACGGCGCCCGGCTGGTCTGCCGCCGCTCCGTGCTGCTGCGCCGGGCCGCGGGCAAGGGCGCGATGATCATGGTGGACCGGCCGTTCGACGAGGTCCGCGAGCACATCGGCGACGACGCCACCCTGTGCGCGGCCATCGCCGCAGCGCCCTCCTCCACGGTCGTCGCCGGTGACGTCCCGGCCGTGGACAGGGCCGCCGAGCAGTGGGCGTCGCTGGGCTGGACCGTCCGCCGCATCGACTCCGACGTGGCCTTCCACAGCCCGCACATGGACGGCGCCGCCGCCGACCTCGCCGTGGCCGTCGCCGACCTCGAACCCCGTACGCCCGAGGTGCCGCTCTATCTCACCGCCGTCGAGGACCCGCGCTCCGGGCAGCGCCAGGACGCCCGCTACTGGGCGGCCAACCTGCGCAACCCGGTCCGCTTCCACCAGGCCGTGCAGGCCGCCGTCGAGGACGGTCACCGGCTGTTCCTGGAGATCTCCGCGCACCCGGTGGTCAGCCACTCGATCACCGAGGTCGTCGCCAACCTGCCCGGCGCCCTCGTCATCCCCAGCCTGCGCCGCCGCCAGCCCGAGCGGACCGCGCTGCTCACCTCGCTGGGCCGGCTGCACTGCCACGGCGTCCCCGTCGACTGGTCGGTGCTCCAGCCCGCGGGCACGCTGACCGCCCTGCCCACCGCCGCCTGGCAGCACGAACGGCACTGGGTCGACGCCCGCACCGGCACCGAGTCCCCGGTGGACACCCTGCTCGGCACCGAGACCGCGGTGCACGGCTCGCGCACCCGGGTCTGGCAGACCACCCTCGACCTGCGCACCCGCCCCTACCCGCGCCGCCACCCCGTCCTCGGCACCGAGATCGTCCCGGCCGCGGTCCTCATCAACACCTTCCTCACCGCGGGCCGCACCGACACCCTGTCCGACCTCAGGCTGCGCCAGCCGGTGGTGGTCCCGCAGACCGAGACGCGCGAGGTGCAGATCGTCCGCGAGGGCACCGCGCTGCGGCTGGTCTCCCGCCGCCTCGGCGCCCCCGACACGGCCTGGTCCACGCACACCTTCGCCACCGCCGGCGCCGACGGCACCGAGGAGGCGGCGACCCCGCTCCCGGTCGTGCGGGGCCCCGAGGAGCTGGACCCCGGTCACGTCGTGGAGCGGCTGGCCGAACTCGGCGTCGCCGACATGGGATACCCCTGGACCATCGACACCCTGCACCGCGGCGAGGGCACCCTCACCGCCGTCGCGAGCGCCCCGCTGGACCGCAGCTGGGCCGCGATCCTGGACGCCGCGCTGTCCATGGCCTCGGTGATCTTCTCCGGCCCGGCCGTGCTGCGCATGCCCGCCCATGTCGACCAGGTCACCCGGACCGGCCCGGCGCCGCGCCGCGCCGTCATCGCCGTACGCCTGGACGCGGACCGGCCCACCTCCGTGCACGTCGACATCCGCGGCGAGGGCGAGGACGCGGGCTCGCTGCTGTCGCTGCGCGGTCTGCACTACGGCGAGCTGGACGGCGACCTGTCCGGCGAGGAGCAGAGCACCGACGGCCGCTTCGACGTCGTCTGGCAGCCCTTCCCGGTGGACGCCGCCGCCCCGACCCGGCTGACCGGCCGCACCGTGCTGGTGCTCGGCTCCACCGAGGCGGCCCGCGCGCTGGTGCCCGAGGCCGCCGCCCACGGGGTGACCGTGAGCGCCGACCGGGCGGCCCTGGCCGAGGCCGACCACGTCCTGTTCGCCCCCGGACTGCCGGACGGCACCCAGGGCGCCGAACCGGCCGATGTGGCCGTGGAGTTCGCGCGGCTGGTGGCCGACATCGCGGCGCTGCCCGGCCGCAGGCCGCTGCTGTGGTGCCTGACCTCGGGTGTGCGCGAGGCCGTGGACGCCGACGCGCTCGCCCAGTCCCCGCTGTGGGGCATGGGCCGGGTCGCCGCCAGCGAGCACCCCGAGTTCTGGGGCGGGGTCGTCGACTTCCCGTCGGGACCGCCCGCCGAGCTGCCGGTCCGGCTGCTGTTCGGGCTGCTGCACCTCCGGCCGGCCGAGCCCGTGGTCGCGCTCACCGCCGAGGGCGTGCGGGTGCCGCGGCTGGCCCCGGCCGAACTCGTCCCGGGCGGCGAGCCGTTCGCCTGCCGGCCCGACGGCACCTATCTGATCACCGGCGGTCTCGGCGTGCTCGGACTCGAACTGGCCGGGCACCTCGCCGAGCGCGGCGCGCGCCGCATCGTGCTGCTGGGCCGTACGCCGGTGCCGCCGCGGTCGCGGTGGTCCGACGACGACCCGCGCGTCGCGGCGCTGCGGCGGCTGGAGGCGGCCGGGGTCACCGTCCGCACGGTCGCCGCCGACATCACCGACCCGGTCGCGACCCGCGCGGCGCTCGACGCGCTCGAACTGCCCCCGGTGCGGGGCGTCGTGCACGCCGCGGGCACCGTCCACAGCGCGCTGCTGCACCGGCTGGAGGCGGACGACCTGCGGGCCGTGATGCGGCCCAAGACGGACGGCGCGCTGGTCCTGCACGAGCTGTTCCCGCCCGGTTCGACCGACTTCTTCGTCCTGTTCTCCTCCGCCGGACCGCTGCTCGGCCTGCCCGGCCAGGGCGCGTACGCCGCCGCCAACACCTTCCTCGACGTGCTGGCCGCGCACCGGCGCGCGGGCGGCCACGGGGAGACGGTGTCCCTCGCCTGGACCAGCTGGCGCGGGCTCGGCATGGCCACGTCGGCGGAGGCCACCGACGTCGAACTCGCCGCCCGCGGCACCACCGACATCGCTCCGGACCGCGCGCTGCGGGCCTTCGACCAGACGGTGGGCCACCCGTCGAGCGCTCTGGTCGCCGTGCTGGGCCTGCGCCCCGGGCACACCGGACCGCGTCCCGCGCTCCTGTCCGACCTGGCCCTCGGCGAGGCGGGGCAGCCTGCCGAGGTGCCCGACTGGGTCGGTCTGAGCGGCGACGAACTGACCGCGTACCTGCTCGACGGGGTCCGCGCCCGGGTCGCCGCCGTCCTCGGGGTCCAGCCCGCCGCCGTGGGCGACCACCGCCCGCTGAGCGAGGCCGGCGTCGACTCGCTGCTGGCCGCGGCGCTGCGCGTGGCGCTCGAACGCGACCTGGGCGTCGCACTGCCCGCGACGCTGCTGTGGAACTACCCCACGGTGGGCGAGATAGCGGGCTATCTGACGGCCGTCCTCAGCGACGACCACGCCGACCAGGGCCAGCCCACGGCCTGA
- a CDS encoding acyl carrier protein, producing MVKITAEEAQKWLIDEIAQRLGTDPSQVPPDQYFDELDLDSTAALIIAGEMEKWLGFELGTTALWYHPTIEALAAHIAEESERRTAAV from the coding sequence ATGGTGAAAATCACGGCCGAGGAGGCCCAGAAGTGGCTGATCGATGAGATCGCACAGCGCTTGGGCACCGACCCGTCCCAGGTCCCGCCGGACCAGTACTTCGACGAGCTGGACCTCGACAGCACCGCCGCCCTGATCATCGCGGGCGAGATGGAGAAGTGGCTCGGCTTCGAGCTGGGCACCACGGCCCTCTGGTACCACCCGACCATCGAGGCGCTCGCGGCCCACATCGCCGAGGAGTCCGAGCGGCGCACCGCCGCGGTCTGA
- a CDS encoding BTAD domain-containing putative transcriptional regulator — MTAGRERDGLRAARIKAGLTQEEVARRAGISVRTVRHIERGEVHTPRHDSLDRLARVVGYDLAAHGPRPRGGPDERAAAPYEIRLFGPLTLFRAGLPVAAPPKLRALLGLLAVQPDQVVGHEEIADALWPGDAPPGYAGLVHTYAARLRRVFGQGTGGRGGGRRIGTVRGGYVFNSTGVRLDLHQFEERVARAARTAGFDPLSALELYGQALRGRQGRILQDVPQLWQHPAVVRVAQRHIDVASDLADLALRLNRPGYAVEHLVTATHEDPLHEGLQARMMLALAGSGRRAAALRLFADLRSRLRKELGVEPSDEVWRARHAVIAADTPEPLPQPGAAALAAPAAWPPPQHPRRAPKLLSAIGRQPTAGSRTAPPGLPPAAPGGPRNLPGAGSRGLRAAAAAGDRPPGAGAHGAPAGTAREPLTAYPLDRLPEQAPGASGASGEETLGAPGEVSGGHAQDVWTGHAQDVRTGRVRDVPVPDAQESPASGAPDRPSSGTAPRPAPGAAAQRTAPGTPPARSAGGAARRSSPGSPGSPGGAPPSPLGMPVAPPFPGPGPQPPLGFPARLSSGTPAQPAAGPRPQPAPGPPSHGPLRVIAPPAQLPATTPWFVGRDQQLGALNALLTRRQSDTASVSIGVLHGPREVGKTALAVRWAHQRHEAFPDGQLYADLQGGSGRPVPAATVLTRFLRSLGVPDAWVPGTCEEAAALFRSMVAGRRFLVLLDDAADAAQVRSLLPGTPGNLVLITSRTPLADLVTREGAVPIPVDALSPAEAHALIEARLGAERTAAEPGAVAELVAVCGSLPVPLREAAVRLAAEPRLSLRALVDELVRTGPGSGRTRRPPLVPGRSGAARNADASSRVFGCQG, encoded by the coding sequence ATGACTGCGGGGCGCGAGAGAGACGGCCTGCGAGCCGCTCGTATCAAGGCGGGACTGACCCAGGAAGAGGTCGCCCGCCGGGCCGGGATCAGTGTCAGGACCGTACGGCACATCGAGCGCGGCGAGGTGCACACCCCGCGCCACGACTCGCTCGACCGCCTCGCCCGCGTCGTCGGGTACGACCTGGCCGCCCACGGCCCCCGCCCCCGCGGCGGGCCCGACGAGCGGGCCGCGGCCCCCTACGAGATACGCCTGTTCGGACCGCTGACCCTGTTCCGCGCCGGACTGCCGGTGGCCGCCCCGCCCAAACTCCGAGCCCTGCTCGGCCTGCTGGCCGTCCAGCCCGACCAGGTCGTCGGGCACGAGGAGATCGCCGACGCCCTGTGGCCCGGCGACGCCCCGCCCGGATACGCCGGACTGGTCCACACCTACGCCGCCCGGCTGCGCCGCGTCTTCGGCCAGGGCACCGGCGGCCGGGGCGGCGGCCGCCGCATCGGCACCGTACGCGGCGGCTACGTCTTCAACAGCACCGGCGTCCGGCTTGACCTGCACCAGTTCGAGGAGCGCGTCGCACGGGCCGCCCGGACCGCCGGGTTCGACCCGCTCAGCGCGCTCGAACTGTACGGCCAGGCGCTGCGCGGCCGGCAGGGCCGGATCCTCCAGGACGTGCCGCAGCTGTGGCAGCACCCCGCCGTCGTCCGCGTCGCCCAGCGCCACATCGACGTGGCCAGCGACCTCGCCGACCTGGCGCTGCGGCTGAACCGCCCCGGCTACGCGGTGGAGCACCTGGTGACGGCCACCCACGAGGACCCGCTGCACGAAGGGCTCCAGGCGCGGATGATGCTCGCCCTGGCCGGGTCCGGCCGCCGGGCCGCCGCCCTGCGGCTCTTCGCCGACCTGCGCTCCCGGCTGCGCAAGGAACTGGGCGTCGAGCCGAGCGACGAGGTCTGGCGCGCCCGCCACGCCGTCATCGCCGCCGACACCCCCGAGCCGCTGCCCCAGCCCGGCGCGGCCGCCCTCGCGGCCCCGGCCGCCTGGCCGCCGCCCCAGCACCCGCGGCGCGCCCCGAAGCTGCTCTCCGCCATCGGACGCCAGCCGACCGCCGGGTCCCGGACCGCACCGCCGGGCCTGCCCCCGGCCGCGCCCGGCGGACCGCGGAACCTGCCGGGCGCCGGGTCCCGCGGCCTCCGGGCCGCGGCCGCCGCGGGGGACCGCCCGCCGGGCGCGGGGGCGCACGGCGCGCCGGCCGGGACCGCGCGGGAGCCGCTGACGGCGTATCCGCTGGACAGGCTGCCCGAGCAGGCGCCGGGCGCCTCGGGCGCCTCGGGCGAAGAGACCCTGGGCGCGCCCGGGGAGGTGTCCGGCGGCCACGCGCAGGACGTGTGGACCGGCCACGCGCAGGATGTGCGGACCGGCCGGGTGCGGGACGTGCCGGTCCCGGATGCGCAGGAGTCCCCGGCCTCCGGTGCGCCGGACCGGCCCTCCTCGGGTACGGCGCCCCGGCCGGCCCCGGGCGCGGCGGCGCAGCGGACGGCTCCGGGCACGCCGCCGGCCCGGTCCGCCGGGGGCGCGGCGCGCCGGTCGTCCCCGGGCTCCCCGGGCTCTCCGGGCGGGGCGCCCCCGTCTCCCCTGGGCATGCCGGTGGCCCCGCCGTTCCCGGGCCCGGGACCCCAGCCGCCCCTGGGCTTCCCGGCCCGGCTGTCGTCCGGGACACCCGCCCAGCCGGCCGCCGGGCCGCGCCCGCAGCCCGCGCCCGGCCCGCCCTCCCACGGCCCGCTGCGGGTCATCGCGCCTCCGGCGCAACTGCCCGCGACCACGCCCTGGTTCGTCGGCCGCGACCAGCAGCTCGGCGCGCTGAACGCCCTGCTGACACGACGGCAGTCGGACACCGCCTCGGTGAGCATCGGCGTCCTGCACGGACCCCGCGAGGTCGGCAAGACGGCGCTCGCCGTCCGCTGGGCCCACCAGCGGCACGAGGCGTTCCCGGACGGCCAGCTCTACGCCGACCTCCAGGGCGGCTCCGGCCGGCCGGTGCCCGCGGCGACGGTGCTCACCCGCTTCCTGCGCTCGCTCGGCGTACCCGACGCCTGGGTGCCCGGCACCTGCGAGGAGGCGGCGGCGCTGTTCCGCAGCATGGTCGCGGGCCGCCGCTTCCTCGTCCTGCTCGACGACGCCGCCGACGCCGCCCAGGTCCGCTCCCTCCTGCCCGGCACCCCCGGCAACCTCGTGCTGATCACCAGCAGGACCCCGCTGGCCGACCTCGTGACCCGCGAGGGCGCCGTGCCGATCCCCGTGGACGCGCTGTCGCCGGCCGAGGCGCACGCCCTGATCGAGGCCCGCCTCGGCGCCGAACGCACGGCCGCCGAACCCGGGGCCGTCGCCGAACTCGTCGCGGTCTGCGGCTCGCTGCCCGTGCCGTTACGCGAGGCGGCCGTGCGCCTGGCGGCCGAGCCGCGGCTGTCCCTGCGGGCCCTGGTGGACGAACTCGTCCGCACCGGCCCGGGATCCGGCCGCACCCGCCGGCCGCCGCTCGTGCCCGGCCGCTCCGGCGCCGCGCGCAACGCGGACGCCTCGTCGCGCGTCTTCGGCTGTCAGGGCTGA
- a CDS encoding TetR/AcrR family transcriptional regulator gives MSDSAPRRRSRASAGLPPITAEKIIDAAVELTGERGLDGWSIRQIATRLDVWPGVIAHHVGDREAVVMGVADRVISRIPVPDDDVPWRDWFRSVMSEGRTVLREFPGVARRLCVVGPNVPAALPTIDTGIRVLLKAGFGAHAPEVYRYLFNCAFTLVAVEDDRGSFPTARAEMGRAMAAFAEDETHPGLAAAGTTARSRSTDPAAVAAQETEFFRFTVERSLDGAEAMLTSR, from the coding sequence ATGTCAGACTCAGCTCCCCGCCGCCGCTCCCGGGCGTCGGCGGGTCTGCCGCCGATCACGGCAGAGAAGATCATCGACGCCGCGGTCGAACTGACCGGGGAACGCGGACTCGACGGCTGGTCCATCCGGCAGATCGCCACGCGCCTCGACGTCTGGCCGGGGGTGATCGCCCACCACGTCGGGGACCGCGAGGCGGTGGTCATGGGCGTGGCCGACCGCGTCATCTCGCGCATACCCGTGCCCGACGACGACGTCCCCTGGCGGGACTGGTTCCGCTCCGTGATGTCGGAGGGCCGCACCGTGCTGCGTGAGTTCCCGGGCGTGGCCCGGCGGCTGTGCGTCGTCGGCCCGAACGTGCCCGCCGCGCTCCCCACCATCGACACGGGCATCCGGGTCCTGCTGAAGGCCGGGTTCGGCGCGCACGCGCCCGAGGTGTACCGCTACCTGTTCAACTGCGCGTTCACGCTGGTCGCGGTCGAGGACGACCGGGGCAGCTTCCCCACGGCGCGGGCCGAGATGGGGCGCGCGATGGCCGCCTTCGCCGAGGACGAGACGCATCCGGGTCTCGCCGCGGCCGGCACCACGGCCCGTTCCCGCAGCACCGACCCCGCGGCCGTCGCCGCGCAGGAGACGGAGTTCTTCCGCTTCACGGTCGAACGCTCCCTGGACGGCGCGGAAGCCATGCTGACGTCCCGCTGA
- a CDS encoding MFS transporter — MRKWMPLLAVCLGTFMLLIDVTIVSVALPQMTDSLDTSFSALQWVVDVYVLVLAALLMALGSLSDLAGDRRVYLAGLTVFALSSLACGLATSSEALIAARGVQGLGAAAMFATNTALIARNYEGRDRGIAFGMWGAVNGAAAAAGPILGGILTEHLNWRWIFLVNLPVAAVALYIGARFLAGSETRTDRRVDLPGTLGFTLVATLLIFALIRAGEDGWGAGNTLALFGGSALALVVFLLVERGRRDPMLDLGLMRTPSFATLMAGAVIFSAAAFANLVFVSVWAQSVLGFSPVKAGLILMPFSGVSFLAAGLGGRFLANVPPQYPIGGGLLLIGGGSFLEMFVSGTSGWTGLLAGFLVAGVGVGIASPILASAALAAAPPDRAGMAGGAANTFRQLGFALGIPAVGTILSGAVAAKLTDSKLFADADAAAELVTGGQSGAVLGALPAQSRAAARRVVEDAYAAGLDRVFLLGGLVAVVAGALVLLLVRGAATPASGGDRPGAPGVKASEEGVPAV, encoded by the coding sequence ATGCGCAAATGGATGCCGCTGCTGGCCGTGTGCCTGGGCACCTTCATGCTGCTCATCGACGTGACCATCGTGAGCGTCGCCCTGCCCCAGATGACCGACTCGCTGGACACCTCCTTCTCCGCCCTCCAGTGGGTCGTCGACGTCTACGTCCTCGTCCTCGCCGCCCTGCTGATGGCGCTCGGCTCGCTGTCCGACCTGGCCGGCGACCGGCGGGTCTACCTCGCCGGACTCACCGTCTTCGCCCTCTCCTCGCTCGCCTGCGGCCTGGCCACCAGCAGCGAGGCGCTGATCGCCGCGCGCGGGGTGCAGGGCCTGGGCGCCGCCGCCATGTTCGCCACCAACACCGCGCTCATCGCGCGCAACTACGAAGGACGCGACCGCGGTATCGCGTTCGGCATGTGGGGCGCGGTCAACGGCGCCGCCGCAGCGGCCGGACCGATCCTGGGCGGCATCCTCACCGAGCACCTCAACTGGCGCTGGATCTTCCTGGTCAACCTGCCCGTGGCCGCTGTCGCCCTCTACATCGGCGCCCGCTTCCTGGCCGGCTCGGAGACCCGTACCGACCGCCGCGTCGACCTGCCCGGCACCCTCGGCTTCACCCTCGTCGCCACGCTGCTGATCTTCGCCCTGATCCGCGCGGGCGAGGACGGCTGGGGCGCCGGCAACACCCTGGCCCTGTTCGGCGGTTCGGCGCTCGCGCTGGTCGTCTTCCTGCTGGTCGAACGCGGGCGGCGCGACCCCATGCTCGACCTCGGGCTGATGCGTACGCCGTCCTTCGCCACCCTGATGGCCGGTGCCGTCATCTTCAGCGCCGCCGCCTTCGCCAACCTGGTGTTCGTGTCGGTGTGGGCCCAGTCGGTGCTCGGCTTCAGCCCGGTCAAGGCCGGACTGATCCTCATGCCGTTCAGCGGTGTGTCCTTCCTCGCCGCGGGACTGGGCGGCCGGTTCCTGGCGAACGTGCCGCCGCAGTACCCGATCGGCGGCGGACTGCTGCTGATCGGCGGCGGTTCGTTCCTGGAGATGTTCGTCTCCGGCACCTCCGGCTGGACCGGGCTGCTGGCCGGCTTCCTGGTGGCCGGTGTCGGCGTCGGCATCGCCTCGCCGATCCTCGCCTCGGCCGCGCTGGCGGCGGCGCCACCGGACCGCGCGGGCATGGCGGGCGGCGCGGCCAACACCTTCCGGCAGCTCGGCTTCGCGCTCGGCATCCCGGCCGTCGGCACCATCCTGTCCGGCGCCGTGGCGGCCAAGCTGACCGACAGCAAGCTGTTCGCCGACGCCGACGCCGCGGCCGAGCTCGTCACCGGCGGGCAGTCCGGCGCCGTGCTCGGCGCGCTCCCCGCGCAGTCCCGCGCCGCGGCGCGGCGCGTGGTCGAGGACGCCTACGCGGCGGGCCTCGACCGGGTCTTCCTGCTCGGCGGTCTGGTGGCCGTCGTCGCCGGTGCCCTGGTGCTGCTCCTGGTGCGCGGTGCCGCGACTCCCGCGTCCGGCGGGGACCGTCCGGGCGCCCCCGGGGTCAAGGCGTCGGAGGAGGGCGTTCCGGCGGTGTGA